In Vicia villosa cultivar HV-30 ecotype Madison, WI unplaced genomic scaffold, Vvil1.0 ctg.000025F_1_1, whole genome shotgun sequence, one genomic interval encodes:
- the LOC131622145 gene encoding uncharacterized protein LOC131622145 yields the protein MDTISTSSTNSVINSLQQKTPTKITKSKRKNNKPIKVVYISNPMKVKTSASHFMALVQELTGQYADSPPDPSKFQVYDGDNSVTDSGTGCENIIMGCDENDHTVVTVPPLVYSDDQVVKPGGGCSYESFDEDVLLTPQMMENIWDLLPTNAFYEPFQLDTY from the coding sequence ATGGACACCATTAGCACTAGCAGCACAAACTCAGTGATTAATTCTCTACaacaaaaaacaccaaccaaaataACCAAATCCAAAAGGAAAAACAACAAACCCATCAAAGTAGTTTATATTTCCAACCCTATGAAGGTTAAGACCAGCGCCTCTCACTTTATGGCACTGGTCCAAGAACTCACTGGTCAGTACGCTGATTCGCCGCCGgatccttcaaaatttcaagtgTACGATGGGGATAATAGTGTTACTGACTCTGGGACTGGGTGTGAGAATATTATAATGGGTTGTGATGAAAATGATCACACGGTTGTGACAGTGCCTCCTCTTGTGTATTCTGATGATCAAGTGGTGAAACCTGGTGGAGGATGCTCTTATGAGAGTTTTGATGAAGATGTACTTTTGACTCCTCAGATGATGGAGAACATTTGGGATCTGCTCCCAACAAATGCATTTTATGAACCTTTTCAACTTGATACCTATTGA
- the LOC131622146 gene encoding sigma factor binding protein 2, chloroplastic-like: MDTITTRSTNSVISSLQQKTPAKITKSKKKTNKPIKVVYISNPMKVKTSASDFMALVQELTGQYAESPLDPSKFQVYGEDGSVTDSGTGCENIIMGCDENDHTVVTVPPLVDSDEQVVKAGGGCSYEGFDEDVLLTPQMVENIWDLLPTSAFYEPFQLDTY, from the coding sequence ATGGACACCATTACCACTCGCAGCACAAATTCAGTGATTAGTTCTCTACAACAAAAGACACCAGCAAAAATAACCAAATCCAAAAAGAAAACCAACAAACCCATCAAGGTGGTTTATATTTCCAACCCTATGAAGGTTAAGACCAGTGCCTCTGACTTTATGGCACTGGTCCAAGAACTCACGGGCCAGTACGCTGAATCGCCGCTGgatccttcaaaatttcaagtgTACGGCGAGGATGGTAGCGTTACTGACTCTGGGACTGGGTGTGAGAATATTATAATGGGTTGTGATGAAAATGATCACACTGTTGTGACAGTGCCTCCTCTTGTGGATTCTGATGAACAAGTGGTGAAAGCTGGTGGAGGATGCTCATATGAGGGTTTTGATGAAGATGTACTTTTGACTCCTCAGATGGTTGAGAACATTTGGGATCTGCTTCCAACAAGTGCATTTTATGAACCTTTTCAACTTGATACCTATTGA